One Dromiciops gliroides isolate mDroGli1 chromosome 3, mDroGli1.pri, whole genome shotgun sequence DNA segment encodes these proteins:
- the P2RY14 gene encoding P2Y purinoceptor 14 — protein sequence MDNATAGNRTECPLNSLITQYIIPLLYCFVFVGGILLNGISAWIFFYVSNSKSFIVYLKNIVAADFLMSLTFPFKILSDSKLGPWQLSIFVCKGSAVVFYVNMYVGIVFFGLIGFDRYYKIVKPLLASFVHTVGYSKILSLFIWALMLFLAIPNIILTNQSVKEEDNVKCMDLKNELGIKWHTASNYIFVSIFWIVFLLLIICYTAITRKIYRSYLKSRRNSISVKKKSSRNIFCIMFVFCVCFVPYHIARIPYTRSQIDGHYDCQSKEILLYTKEFTLLLSAANVCLDPIIYFFLCQPFRETLRSKFHFRLKVLHSPEMSKTKRSNEMLDNAILDSTDTL from the coding sequence ATGGACAACGCAACTGCTGGTAACAGAACAGAATGCCCTCTGAATTCTCTAATCACACAATATATCATTCCCCTGCTCTACTGCTTTGTCTTTGTGGGTGGGATTCTGCTCAATGGAATATCCGCGTGGATCTTTTTTTACGTTTCCAACAGCAAGAGCTTCATCGTCTACCTCAAGAACATTGTGGCAGCCGACTTTCTGATGAGTCTCACTTTCCCATTCAAAATTCTGAGCGATTCCAAACTAGGGCCCTGGCAGCTGAGCATCTTTGTGTGCAAGGGTTCTGCGGTGGTCTTCTACGTCAACATGTATGTGGGAATCGTGTTTTTTGGGCTCATCGGATTTGACAGGTACTACAAGATCGTAAAGCCCCTTCTGGCCTCCTTTGTCCACACGGTCGGCTACAGTAAGatcctctctcttttcatctgggCCCTGATGCTATTCCTGGCCATCCCCAATATCATTCTGACAAATCAGAGTGTGAAGGAAGAAGACAACGTCAAGTGCATGGACCTCAAAAACGAACTGGGGATCAAGTGGCACACGGCCTCCAACTACATTTTTGTGAGCATCTTCTGGATTGTGTTCCTTCTGCTGATCATTTGTTACACGGCCATCACGAGGAAAATCTACCGCTCTTACCTTAAGTCCAGAAGGAACTccatctctgtcaagaaaaagTCCAGTCGCAACATCTTCTGcatcatgtttgttttttgtgtgtgttttgtccCTTACCACATTGCCCGAATCCCCTACACCAGAAGCCAAATTGATGGACATTATGACTGCCAATCCAAAGAGATTCTCCTCTACACAAAAGAATTCACCCTGTTGCTATCTGCGGCCAATGTGTGCCTGGACCccatcatttatttctttctctgccaACCATTTAGAGAAACTCTGAGGAGTAAGTTCCACTTCAGGTTAAAAGTGTTGCATAGCCCAGAAATGTCCAAAACCAAGAGAAGCAATGAAATGTTGGATAATGCAATTCTGGATAGCACAGATACGCTCTGA
- the GPR171 gene encoding probable G-protein coupled receptor 171: protein MDSNSSSICMIYKDLEPFTYFFYLIFLIGIIGSCFAVWAFTQKDANPKCVSIYLINLLTADFLLTLALPVKITVDLGVAPWKLKIFHCQVTACLIYINMYLSIIFLAFVSMDRYLQLIHSCKIYRIQEPGFAKMISTVVWLMVLLIMVPNMVIPINDIKEKPIVGCMEFKKDFGRNWHIFTNFICVAIFLNFSAIVLISNCLVIRQLYRKKDSENYANVKRAMINILLVTGSYIICFVPYHIVRIPYTLSQSNVITDCPTKISLFKAKEATLLLAVSNLCFDPIIYYNLSKAFRLKVTETFASHKETSVHQGKPRHASEL from the coding sequence atggattccAACAGCTCTTCCATTTGTATGATCTACAAAGACCTGGAGCCATTTACGTATTTCTTCTACTTGATCTTCCTCATTGGAATTATTGGGAGCTGTTTTGCAGTCTGGGCATTCACCCAGAAAGATGCAAACCCCAAGTGTGTGAGCATATACTTAATTAACTTGCTCACAGCAGATTTCTTGCTCACCCTAGCACTGCCAGTGAAAATTACTGTCGACTTAGGGGTGGCCCCATGGAAGTTAAAGATTTTCCACTGCCAAGTGACCGCCTGCCTAATCTACATCAACATGTACTTATCGATTATATTTTTAGCCTTTGTCAGCATGGATCGTTATCTCCAGTTGATACACAGCTGCAAAATTTACCGGATACAAGAGCCTGGCTTTGCCAAAATGATTTCCACTGTGGTGTGGTTGATGGTTCTCCTGATAATGGTACCCAACATGGTGATTCCCAttaatgacattaaagaaaagcCAATAGTGGGCTGCATGgaattcaaaaaggattttggaaGGAACTGGCACATATTTACTAATTTCATATGTGTGGCAATATTCCTAAACTTCTCGGCAATCGTTTTAATATCTAACTGCCTTGTCATCCGCCAGCTCTATCGAAAAAAAGACAGCGAGAACTACGCGAATGTTAAACGGGCTATGATCAATATACTGCTGGTGACTGGAAGCTACATTATCTGTTTTGTTCCTTACCACATTGTTAGGATCCCCTACACTCTCAGTCAGAGCAATGTCATAACTGACTGCCCAACCAAGATCTCGCTCTTTAAAGCTAAGGAAGCAACCTTACTGTTAGCGGTATCAAACCTCTGTTTTGACCCAATTATATACTATAACCTCTCGAAAGCATTCCGATTAAAAGTGACAGAGACATTTGCATCGCATAAAGAGACAAGCGTCCACCAAGGAAAACCGAGGCATGCAAGCGAACTGTAA